The Bradyrhizobium sp. 195 region GGGCGCGATTGCGTCGAAATTCCGCAATGGCGGGCAGACGTGCGTCTGCTGCAATCGCATCCTCGTTCAGTCCGGCATTTACGACGCCTTCGCCCAGAAGCTTGCCAGCCGGGTGGCGAAAATGAAGGTCGGTCCCGGCACGGAAGACGGCGTTGCGATCGGGCCGATGATCAATGCAGCGGCGATCGAGAAGATCAAGCGGCACGTCGTGGACGCCCTGGACAAGGGCGCAAAGATCATCTCGGAGAGTGAAACGGTGGCGGAAGGTCGGCAATATGCCCGCCCTCTGGTGCTCGGCGGCGCCACGACTGAGATGCTCCTGGCTTCGGAAGAGACCTTCGGGCCGGTCGCGCCGCTCTTCCGCTTCGAGACCGAGGACGAGGCGATTGCGATCGCCAATGGCACACCCTTCGGCCTTGCCGCATATTTCTACACCGAGAGCCTCAAGCGTTCCTGGCGTGTTGCCGAAGCGCTGGAGTTCGGCATGGTCGGCCTGAACACCGGCCTGATCTCGACGGAGGTCGCGCCTTTCGGCGGCGTCAAGCAGTCCGGCATCGGACGCGAGGGATCGCAGCTCGGGATCGAAGAATATCTCGAGACGAAGGCGCTCCATGTGGGCGGGCTGGACTGACTGGCCCATCGGATCGGCGGCGGAAGCAAAAAAGGGGGCGGCTGAACCGCCCCCTTTTCCTTGACCAGCGCAGATCTCTCTTACTGAAGTGCCGCGAGATATCCCGAAAGGATTGCGCTCAGGCGCTCTTGCGAAGAGGCTCCAGGCCGACTGCGGCAGCCAAGCCGCCGATGCCGGAGACCTCGGTGTATTCATAGAAGGGGTTCGCTGGCTCGTGACCGCGGTTCACCCATACCTTGCTCTTGATACCCAGATCGTAGGCGGTCATCAGATCGTAGCGGAACGAGGAGGAGACGTGGGTGATATCTTCCGGGCCGCAGCCCAGCTTGTCGAACATGTACTCGAAGCCTTTCATGTGCGGCTTGTAGGCGCCAGTCTCCTCGGCCGTGATGACCGTGTGGAAGGGAGCACCGAGCTTCTCCACGTTGGACATGATGAGGTTCTTCATCGAGTTCGACAGGATGACCAGCGGGATCTCCTTGGCAACCTTGGCCAGGCCAGCCGGGACGTCGGCATGTGGACCCCACGTGTGGATCTCATCATTGATGCGCTGGGCGTGCTCCGGCTTAAAGACGACACCATTGCGCTTGCAGGCGCGCTCCAGCGCGTTGTGCACGACCTCGAAGTACGGTTTCCAGGCGCCGAGAACCTCGTCCAGGCGATAGGCTGCAAAGTCCTTGATGAACTTTGCCATCGCCACGGCAGAAAGCTCCGAGCCATAGACACGGGTCGCAGCGCCGGCCATGTCGAAATTGGTCAGCGTTCCGTAGCAGTCGAAGGTGATGTATTTCGGTCTGAATGTCGCCATAGCTCCAATCCTTGCGATCTCGCACCGCTTGCCGGTACGACACACAGCCTAGCGAGCACCGGCGAGATAAAGCGCCGATGTCGCGGTGGTCGGGAGCAGATTGTGTCGTATCGTGTCGGAGCCGTGGCAGAGAGTTGCGCGACGACGGCTCTCCTCGTTTAGCCTCAATGCCGTCGCCGAACCATGCCGGCATAAGATGCCGCAGTGGTGCCCAATCAAAGTCAAAACGCCCTCAGTCCATGTCCTGCCTGGGAGCAAGTGCTGTCTTAAGCAACTTATGTTGAGCCCGGACACAGCGGCTGCTCGCACAAACGTCGCGGCCGACCTGGAGGACAATATGTTGAGCAACTCGCTAATTGAGCTCGATCGCGCGCATCTGATTCACCCGGTCTCTTCTTATCGCAGCCACGAGGCGACGGGCGTCCGCGTGCTGAAGTCAGGCAAGGGCGCGACGCTGACCGATGTCTCGGGACGTCAATTGCTGGACGGCTTTGCGGGTCTGTGGTGTGTCAATGCCGGTTACGGACAGGACAGCATCGTTGAAGCGGCTACGCGACAGCTGCAGGAGCTGCCTTATGCGACGGGCTATTTCGGTTTGGGCTCGGACCCGGCGATCCGGCTGGCGGCCAGGTTGGCTGAATTGGCGCCTGGTGATCTGAACCATGTCTACTTCACCTTGGGCGGCTCCGACGCCGTCGACAGCACCATCCGGTTCATCCGCTACTATTATCATGCCAAGGGTAGGCCGCAGAAGGACCAGTTCATTTCCGTCGAATCTGGCTACCACGGATCGTCGACGGCAGGATCAGGCCTGACTGCGCTGCCGGCGTTTCATGCGGGCTTTGGAGTGCCATACAACTGGCAGCACAAAATTTCGTCGCACTACGCCTATCGCAATCCTGTCGGCTCGCATCCGCAGGCTATCATCGCGGCGTCGGTCGCGGCCTTGCGGGCCAAGATCGCCGAACTCGGCGCCGAACGCGTCGCCGCCTTCTATGTCGAGCCGATACAGGGGTCGGGAGGCGTCCTCGTTCCGCCGCCGTCCTGGCTCAAGGCGATGCATGCGGTCTGCAAGGAGCACGATATTCTGTTCGTGGCCGATGAGGTCATCACCGGCTTTGGCCGTGTCGGTCCGCTCTTCGCCTGCGAGGAAGATGATGTCGTGCCGGATCTCATGACCACGGCAAAGGGGCTGACCTCGGGGTACGTGCCGATGGGGGCCGTTCTCATGTCAGACGGCGTCTACAACACGATTGCCGACGGTGCCGGCAAGGCGGCCGTCGGCCACGGCTACACCTATTCCGCTCATCCCGTCAGCGCAGCCGTTGGGCTCGCGTGCCTTGATCTCTATGAAAACGGCTTGCTGGACAACGGCCGCAAGGCCGGGCACCGCCTGATGGAAGGTCTTCGCGCGCTTGCCGATCATCCGCTTGTCGGCGATGTCCGCGGTCGCGGCATGCTGGCCGCAATCGAGCTCGTGACTGACAAGGAGCTCAAGACGCCTCTGCCGGCGGAAGCCGACGCAGCGCGCCGCATCTTCGATCGCGCATGGGACAATGGTCTCGTGATCCGCGCTTTCGCGCAAGGCGTGCTGGGCTATGCGCCGCCGCTGTGTTGCACCGATGACGACATCGACGGCATTATTGAGCGGACAAAGACTACGCTCGACCAAACGCTCGAAGACAAGGACGTCCGCGCGGCGATGAAGGGATGATCATCGGCGCTGCCGGTTGGCGCCATGTTCTTAGCCATTGAAGATGCTTTCGAGCGGCAGATGGGATTTCACGATCGGGGACTTCAGCACGACGAAACTGAAGTACTTGTCGATGCCGATATCCATCTCGACCAGGCGTTCCATGACAGCCTGATATTCGCTGATCCCCGCGGTGATGAACTTGACGAGATAGTCGTATCCGCCTGAAACCAGATGGCATTCGACGACCGCATCGATCTTTTCGATCGTCGTGAGAAAGCGGGCGAAATCGATCTGCCGGTGATTCTTCAGGGTGATTTCCGCGAAGACCGTCAGGGTTTGTCCGAGCTTGGCAACATCGATCTGGGCGGAATAGCCGGTGATGAAGCCCTCAGACTGAAGCCTCTTGACGCGCATCAGGCACGGGCTCGGCGAAAGATTTATCAGCTCCGCGAGCTCGACGTTGGAAATGCGCCCGTTCTTCTGCAGTTCGCATAAAATCCTGATGTCGATCTTATCGAGCTTCATAGCAATGCCATCAGATGGGGCCAACAACGGCGTCAGGGCTTTGGGTCTTCAGCGTCATATGCATCCTAATAGCATCAACCAGCACCTTTTCCCAACGAGTCGGAAACCGCAATTCAGAACTCGGCCACCTTGCCCCAAGCCCCTGTTTTGAGCCGCTCAGGCCTGTAGGGGCGCGGATCGACGATCGGCGTACGACCGGTGATGATGTCGGCAATCATATGCCCGGCGCCGGGGCCGATTCCGAAGCCGT contains the following coding sequences:
- a CDS encoding Lrp/AsnC family transcriptional regulator, with the translated sequence MKLDKIDIRILCELQKNGRISNVELAELINLSPSPCLMRVKRLQSEGFITGYSAQIDVAKLGQTLTVFAEITLKNHRQIDFARFLTTIEKIDAVVECHLVSGGYDYLVKFITAGISEYQAVMERLVEMDIGIDKYFSFVVLKSPIVKSHLPLESIFNG
- a CDS encoding aspartate aminotransferase family protein: MLSNSLIELDRAHLIHPVSSYRSHEATGVRVLKSGKGATLTDVSGRQLLDGFAGLWCVNAGYGQDSIVEAATRQLQELPYATGYFGLGSDPAIRLAARLAELAPGDLNHVYFTLGGSDAVDSTIRFIRYYYHAKGRPQKDQFISVESGYHGSSTAGSGLTALPAFHAGFGVPYNWQHKISSHYAYRNPVGSHPQAIIAASVAALRAKIAELGAERVAAFYVEPIQGSGGVLVPPPSWLKAMHAVCKEHDILFVADEVITGFGRVGPLFACEEDDVVPDLMTTAKGLTSGYVPMGAVLMSDGVYNTIADGAGKAAVGHGYTYSAHPVSAAVGLACLDLYENGLLDNGRKAGHRLMEGLRALADHPLVGDVRGRGMLAAIELVTDKELKTPLPAEADAARRIFDRAWDNGLVIRAFAQGVLGYAPPLCCTDDDIDGIIERTKTTLDQTLEDKDVRAAMKG
- a CDS encoding haloacid dehalogenase type II, translating into MATFRPKYITFDCYGTLTNFDMAGAATRVYGSELSAVAMAKFIKDFAAYRLDEVLGAWKPYFEVVHNALERACKRNGVVFKPEHAQRINDEIHTWGPHADVPAGLAKVAKEIPLVILSNSMKNLIMSNVEKLGAPFHTVITAEETGAYKPHMKGFEYMFDKLGCGPEDITHVSSSFRYDLMTAYDLGIKSKVWVNRGHEPANPFYEYTEVSGIGGLAAAVGLEPLRKSA